In the Pseudolabrys taiwanensis genome, one interval contains:
- the gmd gene encoding GDP-mannose 4,6-dehydratase, translating to MTDKIALITGITGQDGAYLAELLLKKGYVVHGVKRRSSSLNTQRVDHLYVDPHEHATRFFMHYGDMTDATNLIRLMQETQPTEIYNLAAQSHVQVSFETPEYTANSDALGTLRLLEAIRILRMERKVRFYQASTSELYGNAPAPQNERTPFQPRSPYAAAKLYAYWITVNYREAYGMHASNGILFNHESPIRGETFVTRKISRAVAAIEVGQQETLFIGNINARRDWGHARDYVEGMWTILQQDKPDDYVLATGETHTVREFIERAFAVVGRAIRWWGEGVDEVGFDVKTGKELIKIDPGYFRPTEVDVLLGDPSKARNVLGWSHKVAFGDLVTEMVMEDLAAARAGKP from the coding sequence ATGACCGACAAGATTGCCTTGATCACGGGGATCACCGGCCAGGACGGTGCCTATCTCGCGGAATTGCTGCTGAAGAAGGGGTATGTGGTGCACGGCGTGAAGCGCCGTTCGTCGTCGCTCAACACCCAGCGTGTCGACCACCTTTACGTCGATCCGCACGAGCATGCGACGCGCTTCTTCATGCACTACGGCGACATGACGGATGCCACCAATCTGATCCGTCTGATGCAGGAGACGCAGCCGACCGAGATTTATAACCTCGCGGCGCAGAGTCATGTGCAGGTGTCGTTCGAGACACCGGAGTACACGGCGAATTCGGACGCGCTTGGCACGCTGCGGCTCTTGGAGGCCATACGGATCCTGCGCATGGAGCGTAAGGTCCGCTTCTATCAAGCCTCGACCTCGGAGTTATACGGCAACGCGCCGGCGCCGCAGAACGAGCGGACACCGTTTCAGCCACGCAGTCCTTATGCCGCGGCCAAGCTCTATGCCTATTGGATCACGGTGAATTACCGCGAAGCCTACGGCATGCATGCCTCTAACGGCATCCTGTTCAACCACGAGAGTCCGATCCGTGGCGAGACCTTCGTCACCCGCAAGATTTCACGCGCGGTAGCGGCGATCGAGGTTGGGCAGCAGGAGACGCTTTTCATCGGCAACATCAATGCTCGGCGCGACTGGGGCCACGCCCGGGACTACGTCGAGGGGATGTGGACCATCCTGCAACAGGACAAACCGGATGATTATGTGCTCGCGACCGGCGAGACGCATACGGTCCGCGAGTTCATCGAGCGTGCGTTTGCGGTGGTTGGCCGCGCCATCCGGTGGTGGGGCGAGGGCGTCGATGAGGTCGGTTTTGACGTGAAGACCGGCAAGGAATTGATCAAAATCGACCCGGGTTATTTCCGCCCGACCGAGGTCGATGTGCTGCTTGGCGATCCGAGTAAGGCGCGGAATGTGCTCGGATGGAGCCACAAAGTGGCCTTTGGGGATCTCGTCACCGAAATGGTGATGGAAGACTTGGCCGCCGCGCGGGCAGGCAAACCTTAG
- a CDS encoding class I SAM-dependent methyltransferase, whose translation MREAMAIGCVHTEWLFRVLRKGAFDGRTSILDLGPQDIQTGRKFLENSIRRNLAIDPTSDIAAICDEQNPRKDCQPEYYRLFGPKEYKSADLTDDRADYRFDLNSPIEELPRFDVVTDFGTAEHVYNIAQVFDTMHKLLVPGGLALHCVPAFAFPNHGFYTPNPNLFIEFARANNYELVDFSYVDNMFVRERTLALAENGTLSFDRLPIQLSDLDNTQAFMTKVVLQFYSNIRSAETKSALKGLAPSLGRWAPYPSDKHHMCYVFDLMFVAMIKPQGEHRPLNAPIQRMEGVNLIPQREERLPP comes from the coding sequence ATGAGAGAAGCTATGGCGATCGGATGCGTTCATACTGAATGGTTGTTTCGAGTTCTTCGTAAAGGGGCGTTCGATGGCAGGACGTCCATCCTAGATTTGGGTCCGCAAGACATCCAGACCGGCCGAAAATTCCTTGAAAACTCGATCAGGCGCAATCTAGCCATTGACCCAACTTCAGATATTGCAGCCATTTGCGACGAGCAGAATCCGCGAAAGGACTGCCAGCCCGAATACTATCGATTGTTCGGTCCCAAGGAATACAAGTCGGCTGATCTGACCGATGATCGAGCCGACTACCGTTTCGACTTGAACAGCCCGATCGAAGAACTACCGCGCTTCGACGTCGTGACCGATTTCGGCACTGCCGAGCATGTCTATAATATCGCGCAAGTCTTCGACACCATGCACAAACTCCTCGTACCAGGAGGGCTCGCACTTCATTGCGTGCCGGCTTTTGCTTTCCCCAACCACGGCTTCTACACACCCAATCCAAATCTTTTCATCGAATTCGCCCGCGCCAATAACTACGAGCTCGTGGATTTCAGCTATGTCGACAACATGTTTGTTAGAGAGAGAACATTAGCCCTTGCCGAGAATGGAACGCTTTCATTCGACCGTTTGCCTATTCAATTATCCGATCTCGATAACACCCAAGCCTTCATGACAAAGGTCGTATTGCAATTCTACAGCAACATTCGCTCGGCCGAGACCAAATCAGCCCTGAAGGGACTGGCGCCATCTCTGGGTCGCTGGGCTCCTTATCCGTCCGACAAACACCATATGTGCTATGTGTTCGATCTAATGTTTGTGGCGATGATCAAACCGCAAGGCGAACATCGCCCGCTCAATGCACCAATCCAGCGCATGGAGGGAGTAAACTTGATCCCGCAGCGTGAAGAACGGTTACCTCCATGA
- a CDS encoding Gfo/Idh/MocA family protein produces the protein MTQTASANAERPLRVGVVGVGVMGSNHARVFAGLPGTVLIGVADPDVKQAEFVARTLGCAAVPDIAALLDLGVDAVTVAAPTHLHRDVALACIARGVHVMVEKPIASTVEEGYEIIEAARAAGVTLMVGHVERFNPAVEAIKEAIRGEDILSIAITRVGPFPPRMSNVGVVIDLAVHDIDLIRWFTDSDIIEVQPQLSSAVAEREDIALLQFRTASGVLAHINTNWLTPFKARQVTVATRGKYVMGDLLTRQVTECFGFQPDGSYSMRHLSVGHAEPLRSELLAFLRAVRGGAEPAVTGEQGVASLEIATRCLTTRPVPFTPSRPAPRVVAG, from the coding sequence ATGACGCAGACTGCCAGTGCGAACGCCGAACGTCCGTTGCGCGTGGGTGTCGTCGGTGTGGGCGTCATGGGTTCGAACCACGCGCGCGTCTTCGCGGGGCTCCCCGGTACCGTTCTGATCGGCGTCGCTGATCCCGACGTAAAGCAGGCCGAATTCGTCGCCCGCACGCTTGGCTGTGCCGCTGTGCCGGACATCGCGGCGCTGCTCGATCTCGGCGTCGATGCTGTCACCGTCGCCGCGCCGACGCATCTGCATCGCGACGTGGCGCTCGCCTGTATTGCCCGCGGCGTCCATGTGATGGTGGAGAAGCCGATCGCGTCCACCGTCGAGGAAGGTTACGAAATCATCGAGGCAGCGCGCGCCGCCGGTGTCACGCTGATGGTCGGCCACGTCGAACGCTTCAATCCGGCGGTCGAGGCCATCAAGGAAGCGATCCGCGGCGAAGACATTCTCTCCATCGCCATCACCCGCGTCGGTCCGTTCCCGCCGCGTATGTCGAATGTCGGCGTGGTGATCGATCTCGCCGTGCACGACATCGATCTCATCCGCTGGTTCACCGACAGCGACATTATCGAGGTGCAGCCGCAGCTTTCGAGCGCCGTCGCCGAGCGCGAGGACATCGCGCTGCTGCAATTCCGCACCGCCTCGGGCGTGCTCGCGCACATCAACACCAACTGGCTGACGCCGTTCAAGGCGCGCCAGGTGACGGTTGCGACGCGCGGCAAATACGTGATGGGCGATCTGCTCACCCGCCAGGTCACCGAGTGCTTCGGCTTCCAGCCGGACGGCAGCTATTCGATGCGCCATCTTTCGGTCGGCCATGCCGAACCGCTGCGCTCCGAACTGCTCGCCTTCCTGCGCGCGGTGCGCGGCGGTGCCGAGCCCGCCGTCACCGGCGAGCAGGGCGTCGCCAGCCTTGAGATCGCCACCCGCTGCCTCACCACGCGTCCCGTACCGTTCACGCCGTCGCGTCCCGCGCCGCGCGTGGTCGCCGGTTGA
- a CDS encoding DegT/DnrJ/EryC1/StrS family aminotransferase: MNVRTQPPAISFIDVGAQRRRLGKAIDDAVARVLNHCQFAMGPEVRAFEADLAAFCGAKQVVSCASGTDALVLPLRALGIGPGDAVICPSFTFCATAEVAVLVGATPIFVDVDETTFNIKPGDIAAAVETAKSLGLKPKAVIPVDLFGLPADHDAIRAAADAAGLFIIDDAAQSFGASYKGHRLGTGPHVTSTSFFPAKPLGCYGDGGAVMTDDAELADIMRSIRIHGHGSDKYDNVRIGLASRLDTIQAAVLIEKLKIFQDEIETRNKVAARYAEGLADVCAVPTVPEGYTSVWAQYTIRVPGGRRDAFAEALKAEGVPTAIYYPIPLHRQQAYKHFPVGKAGVAVSDRIAGEVIALPMHAYLEPEVQDRVIDVARRALKK, translated from the coding sequence ATGAACGTGAGAACCCAGCCTCCCGCCATCTCCTTTATCGACGTGGGCGCGCAGCGCCGGCGGCTGGGCAAGGCGATCGACGACGCGGTCGCGCGCGTGCTCAACCATTGCCAGTTTGCGATGGGCCCGGAAGTGCGCGCCTTTGAGGCGGATCTCGCGGCCTTCTGTGGTGCCAAACAGGTCGTGTCCTGCGCCAGCGGCACCGACGCACTGGTGCTGCCGCTCCGCGCGCTGGGCATCGGACCCGGCGACGCGGTGATCTGTCCGTCCTTCACCTTTTGTGCGACCGCCGAGGTCGCGGTGCTGGTCGGTGCCACGCCGATCTTCGTCGACGTCGACGAGACGACCTTCAACATCAAGCCGGGTGACATCGCGGCGGCGGTCGAGACGGCGAAGTCGCTCGGCCTCAAGCCGAAGGCGGTGATCCCGGTCGACCTGTTCGGCCTGCCGGCCGATCACGACGCCATCCGCGCCGCGGCCGATGCCGCCGGGCTGTTCATCATCGACGATGCCGCCCAGAGCTTCGGTGCGAGCTACAAAGGCCACCGGCTGGGCACCGGGCCGCACGTGACGTCGACCAGCTTCTTCCCGGCCAAGCCCTTGGGTTGCTACGGCGACGGCGGCGCCGTGATGACAGACGATGCCGAACTCGCCGACATCATGCGCAGCATCCGCATCCACGGCCACGGCAGCGACAAATACGACAATGTCCGCATCGGCCTCGCCTCGCGCCTCGATACCATCCAGGCGGCGGTGCTGATCGAGAAGCTCAAGATATTCCAGGACGAGATCGAGACCCGCAACAAGGTCGCCGCCCGTTACGCCGAAGGCCTCGCCGACGTCTGCGCCGTGCCGACCGTGCCGGAAGGTTATACCTCTGTGTGGGCGCAGTACACGATCCGCGTGCCCGGCGGCCGCCGCGATGCCTTTGCCGAGGCGTTGAAGGCCGAAGGCGTGCCGACGGCGATCTATTACCCCATCCCGCTGCACCGGCAGCAGGCTTACAAGCATTTCCCGGTGGGCAAGGCCGGCGTGGCCGTCAGCGACCGCATCGCCGGCGAGGTCATCGCCCTGCCGATGCACGCCTATCTCGAGCCCGAGGTCCAGGACCGGGTTATCGACGTGGCACGCCGCGCCCTCAAAAAGTGA
- the cysD gene encoding sulfate adenylyltransferase subunit CysD: MNWRHQHIRLRRLEAEAIGILREAVAEFKNPVMMYSIGKDSSAMLHLALKAFAPAKLPFPLLHIDTTWKFREMIAFRDDTVARHGLDLLVHTNPEGLARGVSPIASGSAVHTQVMKTEALRQALDRWQFDVAFGGARRDEEKSRAKERIFSFRSANHGWDPRGQRPELWHLFNTRIKPGESMRVFPLSNWTELDVWEYVRLENIPVVPLYFAKPRPVVERDGALIMVDDNRLPLLPDEVPRTVSVRFRTLGCYPLTGAIRSTADTLDAVIDEMRASTTSERQGRLIDHDESGSMEKKKREGYF; encoded by the coding sequence ATGAATTGGCGTCACCAACATATCCGGTTGCGCCGGCTCGAGGCCGAGGCCATCGGCATCCTGCGCGAGGCCGTGGCCGAGTTCAAAAACCCGGTCATGATGTACTCGATCGGCAAGGACTCGAGCGCGATGCTGCATCTCGCGCTGAAGGCCTTCGCCCCGGCCAAGCTTCCATTCCCGCTGCTGCACATCGACACGACCTGGAAATTCCGCGAGATGATCGCCTTCCGTGACGATACGGTGGCGCGGCATGGACTCGACCTCTTGGTGCACACCAATCCCGAGGGGCTCGCGCGCGGCGTCTCGCCGATCGCCTCCGGCTCGGCCGTGCACACGCAGGTCATGAAGACGGAAGCACTGCGTCAAGCGCTCGACAGATGGCAGTTCGATGTCGCCTTCGGCGGCGCGCGCCGCGACGAGGAAAAGAGCCGCGCCAAAGAGCGCATTTTCTCCTTCCGCTCGGCCAATCACGGCTGGGATCCGCGCGGTCAGCGCCCCGAACTGTGGCATCTGTTCAACACGCGCATCAAGCCGGGCGAGTCGATGCGCGTCTTTCCGCTGTCGAATTGGACCGAGCTCGACGTGTGGGAATACGTACGCCTCGAGAATATCCCGGTGGTGCCGCTGTATTTTGCGAAGCCCCGGCCGGTGGTCGAGCGTGACGGCGCGCTTATCATGGTCGACGACAATCGTCTGCCGTTGTTGCCGGACGAAGTGCCGCGCACGGTGAGCGTGCGCTTCCGCACGCTCGGCTGCTATCCGCTGACCGGGGCGATCCGGTCGACCGCCGACACGCTCGATGCCGTCATTGACGAGATGCGCGCATCGACGACCTCGGAACGCCAGGGTCGGCTCATCGATCACGACGAGAGCGGCTCGATGGAGAAGAAGAAGCGCGAGGGCTACTTCTGA
- the cysN gene encoding sulfate adenylyltransferase subunit CysN produces the protein MLEVATRAQPIAADDAATRPALRFLTCGSVDDGKSTLIGRLLYEQNLIFDDHLAALERDSKKHGTNGADVDFALLLDGLETEREQGITIDVAYRYFSTPRRSFVVADTPGHEQYTRNMATGASNADLAVLLVDARKGLLAQTRRHAIIASLLGIRYVVLAVNKIDLVGYDEAVFAGIASGFADFAAQLGFKDIRAIPMSARDGDNVSTLSAQTPWYEGPHLLDHLETIDVEDDRAEKPFRMPVQWVNRPNLDFRGFAGTIAGGSLNVGDEIAVLPSGQTSQVRAILSAGVDVDAAEAGDAVTVTLADEIDIARGDMLAGLRDRPQVADQFAAHLVWMAREPLQPGRSYLMKLNHATLAATVTELKHKVDVDTLNKLAAKTLSFNEVAVCNLSIARPVAFDPYAANRDTGAFILIDRYTNETVAAGTIDFALRRATNVHVQNITVSKAARSQLMQHKPAVLWFTGLSGAGKSTVANLVEAALHERGIHTLMLDGDNVRHGLNKDLGFTETDRVENIRRIGEVAKLMTDAGLIVLCSFISPFRAERQMVRELLPEGEFIEVFVDTPLDQCIARDPKGLYRRAQAGEIKNFTGIDQPYEAPEKPELHLNAGDESPEALAARVVDDLVRRNLF, from the coding sequence ATGCTCGAAGTCGCAACGCGAGCGCAGCCCATCGCCGCCGACGATGCCGCCACACGGCCGGCGCTGCGGTTTCTGACATGTGGTTCGGTCGACGACGGCAAATCCACACTGATCGGGCGGCTGCTCTACGAGCAGAATCTCATTTTCGACGACCATCTCGCCGCGCTCGAACGCGACTCCAAAAAGCATGGCACCAACGGCGCCGACGTCGACTTTGCGCTGTTGCTCGACGGGCTCGAGACCGAACGCGAGCAGGGCATCACCATTGATGTTGCGTACCGGTACTTTTCGACGCCGCGGCGCTCCTTTGTCGTCGCCGATACGCCCGGCCACGAGCAGTACACGCGCAACATGGCGACCGGCGCCTCCAATGCCGACCTCGCGGTGCTGCTGGTCGATGCCCGCAAGGGGCTTCTCGCCCAGACGCGGCGGCACGCGATCATCGCCAGCCTGCTCGGCATCCGCTATGTCGTGCTGGCGGTGAACAAGATCGACCTCGTCGGCTACGATGAGGCCGTCTTCGCCGGGATCGCCTCGGGCTTCGCCGATTTCGCGGCGCAACTCGGCTTCAAGGATATCCGCGCCATCCCGATGTCTGCGCGCGACGGCGACAACGTGTCGACATTGAGCGCTCAAACGCCCTGGTACGAGGGCCCCCACTTGCTCGATCACCTCGAGACGATCGACGTCGAGGACGATCGCGCGGAGAAGCCGTTCCGCATGCCGGTGCAGTGGGTCAACCGGCCGAACCTCGATTTCCGCGGCTTCGCCGGCACCATCGCGGGCGGCAGCCTGAATGTGGGCGACGAAATCGCGGTGCTGCCGTCCGGCCAGACCAGCCAGGTCCGCGCCATCCTCTCCGCCGGAGTCGACGTCGACGCCGCGGAGGCGGGCGACGCGGTCACCGTGACGCTTGCCGATGAGATCGACATTGCGCGCGGCGACATGCTCGCCGGCTTGCGGGACCGGCCACAGGTCGCCGACCAATTCGCCGCGCACCTTGTCTGGATGGCGCGCGAGCCGCTGCAGCCCGGGCGCAGCTATTTGATGAAGCTCAATCACGCGACCTTGGCGGCGACGGTGACCGAGCTCAAGCACAAGGTCGACGTCGACACGCTGAACAAGCTCGCGGCGAAGACGCTCAGCTTTAACGAGGTCGCGGTCTGCAATCTGTCGATCGCGCGGCCGGTCGCCTTCGATCCGTACGCTGCCAACCGCGACACCGGCGCCTTCATTCTCATCGACCGTTACACGAACGAAACCGTCGCGGCCGGCACCATCGATTTCGCACTGCGCCGGGCGACGAACGTTCACGTCCAGAACATCACCGTCAGCAAGGCCGCGCGTTCGCAGCTCATGCAGCACAAACCGGCGGTGCTCTGGTTCACCGGCCTGTCGGGGGCTGGCAAATCGACGGTCGCCAATCTGGTCGAGGCGGCCCTTCACGAACGCGGCATTCACACGCTGATGCTTGACGGCGACAATGTGCGTCACGGGCTGAACAAGGATCTCGGCTTTACCGAAACCGACCGCGTCGAGAACATCCGCCGCATCGGCGAGGTCGCCAAGCTGATGACGGATGCCGGCCTGATTGTCTTGTGCTCGTTCATCTCGCCGTTCCGGGCGGAACGGCAGATGGTGCGCGAACTGCTGCCCGAGGGCGAATTCATCGAGGTCTTCGTCGATACGCCGCTGGATCAGTGCATCGCGCGCGATCCGAAAGGGCTTTACCGGCGGGCTCAGGCCGGCGAGATCAAGAATTTCACCGGCATCGACCAGCCCTATGAAGCGCCGGAGAAGCCCGAGTTGCATTTGAACGCGGGCGACGAGTCGCCGGAAGCGCTGGCCGCGCGGGTT